Within Pseudomonadota bacterium, the genomic segment TTACGGACATAAGGGTCCAGACAGCCACAGACTAGTCCGGAGTGAAAGGCTCATGTCTAAGGAAAAATTTGAAAGAAACAAGCCGCACGTAAACGTCGGCACGATTGGTCACGTTGACCATGGGAAGACGACGCTGACGGCGGCATTGACGAAGGTCATGGCGGATGTACAC encodes:
- a CDS encoding GTP-binding protein codes for the protein MSKEKFERNKPHVNVGTIGHVDHGKTTLTAALTKVMADVH